The following proteins come from a genomic window of Thermoproteus sp.:
- a CDS encoding MBL fold metallo-hydrolase gives MELKKGIVLIKGSPNTLVVGRYVIDPGTPADRAAEILKAVAGRPIVLLTHYHADHLTAVPEGAEVYAPWGEEMLVASTRARLFFTHGFYVPDAIYVGRDLQVSGVVKPGDKIEGIEAVDLRGHTMGHLGYLVDGILYAGDAIFGEMVLKRYGVPYLNDVDLFLSSLDRIASLEPEVLVMGHGPVAGSKKRIKELVDANRAVVEKALRLVESLLPGEPTEMSVRLLKELDAERSWENVLLTSVIIRAFLTKLAAEGRAHPDEEGRWRLVGNLR, from the coding sequence ATGGAGCTGAAAAAGGGGATCGTCCTAATCAAGGGCTCCCCCAACACGCTCGTGGTGGGGCGCTACGTCATAGACCCCGGCACTCCCGCCGATAGGGCGGCCGAGATATTAAAGGCCGTCGCGGGGAGACCCATCGTCCTGTTGACCCACTACCACGCAGACCACTTGACGGCAGTGCCGGAGGGCGCTGAGGTCTACGCCCCCTGGGGCGAAGAGATGTTGGTGGCCAGCACTAGAGCCCGCCTCTTCTTTACCCACGGCTTCTACGTGCCGGACGCCATATATGTGGGGAGGGACTTGCAGGTGTCCGGCGTCGTCAAGCCGGGCGACAAGATAGAGGGCATAGAGGCCGTGGACTTGAGGGGACACACTATGGGGCATCTCGGCTATCTAGTCGACGGAATCCTCTACGCGGGGGACGCCATATTCGGCGAGATGGTCCTCAAGAGGTACGGCGTGCCCTACCTGAACGACGTCGATTTGTTCTTGTCGTCTCTAGACAGGATAGCGAGCCTAGAGCCCGAGGTGTTGGTGATGGGCCACGGCCCGGTCGCGGGGAGCAAAAAGAGGATTAAGGAGCTCGTCGACGCCAATAGGGCCGTCGTGGAGAAGGCCTTGAGGCTAGTCGAGTCCCTACTGCCCGGGGAGCCCACCGAGATGTCGGTGAGGCTACTCAAAGAGCTGGACGCAGAGAGGAGTTGGGAGAACGTCCTGCTCACATCGGTGATAATTAGGGCGTTTCTGACCAAACTGGCCGCTGAAGGGAGGGCGCATCCAGACGAGGAGGGCCGGTGGCGGCTGGTCGGTAATTTACGATAA
- a CDS encoding TenA family transcriptional regulator — translation MGGLIESIRRELEPLNEEISALVKAPSRRMLVKFVQNQLYIVPHDLKALSASMAKAKADDEYKFVKSLIDGDYSALQALRCLAEELGVEFQWGQLDPSAVAYTHFLSWLALNGTMGDLAVAMTVNLPVWGANCLKLAQWAKSNGVKNVEFLEMFAGPYEELERLAEGIARRYEDVERYRFVARAIQRYELEFWRAISL, via the coding sequence ATGGGCGGACTGATCGAATCCATTAGGAGGGAGCTGGAGCCCCTTAACGAAGAGATCTCGGCGTTGGTGAAGGCGCCGAGCCGCAGGATGTTGGTGAAGTTCGTCCAGAACCAGCTATATATAGTGCCCCACGACCTAAAGGCCCTCTCTGCCTCTATGGCCAAGGCGAAGGCCGACGACGAGTATAAATTCGTGAAGTCGCTTATAGACGGCGACTATTCGGCCCTCCAGGCCCTGCGGTGCCTCGCGGAGGAGCTGGGCGTGGAGTTCCAATGGGGCCAGCTCGACCCGTCGGCGGTGGCGTATACCCACTTCCTCTCCTGGCTGGCCCTAAACGGCACCATGGGCGACCTGGCTGTGGCTATGACGGTCAACCTCCCCGTCTGGGGCGCCAACTGCCTCAAATTGGCCCAGTGGGCTAAATCCAACGGCGTGAAGAACGTCGAGTTTCTAGAGATGTTCGCAGGGCCCTACGAGGAGCTGGAGAGGCTGGCCGAGGGGATAGCTCGGCGCTATGAGGACGTGGAGAGGTATAGGTTTGTCGCAAGGGCCATCCAGCGCTACGAGTTGGAGTTCTGGCGGGCCATAAGCCTTTAA
- a CDS encoding HAD-IIB family hydrolase, giving the protein MSIALFTDFDGTLVPPELVRRGSRIPQELDEALRELAKAIPLAVVTTKDCSFVMERVPYAAAYACINGIEVRAGGYVAVADDLRPEALEGVLKRAEGLDALLELKKTGDGRPAGLTIDWRESGVKPRGLEDVLAEAERAGLKVLRYSRHPFADIYASRRNKGDAVRLLKALLGVSHVAYMGDSENDLPAWREADVRIVVRHDLNRGLVVGGAVPVPYGDLPTYLRQVLCNIKGC; this is encoded by the coding sequence GTGTCCATAGCCCTATTTACCGACTTCGACGGGACGTTGGTGCCGCCCGAGCTGGTGAGGAGGGGCAGCCGGATTCCGCAGGAGCTGGACGAGGCCTTGAGGGAATTGGCTAAGGCGATCCCCCTGGCGGTGGTCACCACTAAGGACTGTAGTTTCGTGATGGAGAGAGTGCCCTATGCGGCCGCCTACGCTTGTATAAACGGGATAGAGGTGAGGGCTGGCGGCTATGTGGCCGTAGCCGACGACTTGAGGCCCGAGGCTCTTGAGGGGGTCCTCAAACGCGCTGAGGGGCTCGACGCGCTCCTCGAATTGAAGAAGACGGGTGACGGCAGGCCTGCCGGGCTCACTATCGACTGGAGGGAGTCCGGCGTCAAGCCCAGAGGGCTGGAAGACGTCCTGGCGGAGGCCGAGAGGGCGGGGCTGAAGGTACTGCGGTACTCGAGGCACCCCTTCGCCGACATATACGCCTCGCGTAGGAACAAGGGCGACGCCGTGAGGCTCTTGAAGGCTCTACTCGGCGTGAGCCACGTGGCCTATATGGGCGACAGCGAGAACGACCTCCCGGCTTGGAGGGAAGCCGACGTGAGGATAGTCGTGAGGCATGACCTCAATAGGGGCCTCGTCGTCGGCGGGGCCGTGCCCGTCCCCTACGGCGACCTCCCCACATATTTGAGGCAAGTCCTCTGCAACATTAAGGGATGTTGA
- a CDS encoding tRNA(Ile)(2)-agmatinylcytidine synthase, with amino-acid sequence MLIYIGIDDTDSNRGGCTTYVGYKLVKEVLRSYGDVFVDYPKLVRLNPYVPFKTRGNAAVALTLDVPEGAEEDLWGLALKVVGENARLEGKTSPGVAMAVGQVPERARHVYRLALSQIVPRSVVERVGGVRLWGGRGVVGAVAAIGAYLPKYTFELLAYREGERPGIGPELVRAVELLAYPYTFHNLDGRRVLIEPRGPDPVLYGMRGLSPPHLVYAARLFEAAGVKAAGWIVYKTNQATNAHLELGVLPDRPLPYSAYRARAVVLWAKRHKRHVLAGLSNGLTAVAYRHLGRIAAALERCVGCYVEVAGGVKPRSDGLYLYVESLEVLSRLVRLMPRCPYCGGALESLGRGKGRRCAKCGTVFRTAEVRYFLSTAERGIYVPRPGEWRHLFKPPWLDLTPLELVGKAEGWIK; translated from the coding sequence ATGTTGATATACATCGGCATAGACGATACGGACTCCAATAGGGGCGGATGTACCACTTACGTCGGGTATAAATTGGTCAAAGAGGTCTTGAGGAGCTACGGGGACGTATTTGTCGACTACCCCAAACTGGTGAGGCTCAACCCCTACGTCCCCTTTAAGACTAGGGGGAACGCCGCTGTGGCCTTGACGCTGGACGTCCCAGAGGGGGCCGAGGAGGACCTCTGGGGCCTCGCCCTCAAGGTAGTCGGCGAGAACGCCCGCCTCGAGGGCAAGACGAGCCCCGGCGTGGCTATGGCCGTGGGGCAGGTCCCCGAGAGGGCTCGGCACGTCTACAGGCTGGCCCTATCGCAGATAGTGCCTAGGAGCGTCGTAGAGAGGGTGGGCGGAGTGAGGCTTTGGGGCGGTAGGGGCGTCGTGGGGGCTGTGGCGGCCATAGGGGCCTACCTGCCCAAATACACCTTCGAGCTTTTAGCCTATAGGGAGGGCGAGCGGCCGGGGATAGGGCCGGAGCTGGTGAGGGCCGTGGAGCTTCTGGCATACCCCTATACGTTCCACAACTTGGACGGGAGGAGGGTCCTCATAGAGCCGAGGGGGCCCGACCCAGTGCTCTACGGGATGAGGGGCCTCTCGCCGCCCCATTTGGTGTACGCCGCGAGGCTCTTCGAGGCGGCTGGCGTGAAGGCCGCCGGCTGGATAGTCTATAAGACCAACCAGGCCACCAACGCCCATTTGGAGCTGGGCGTCCTGCCGGACCGCCCCCTCCCCTATTCGGCGTATAGGGCCAGGGCGGTAGTCCTCTGGGCCAAGAGGCACAAGAGGCACGTCTTGGCCGGGCTGTCCAACGGCCTCACGGCGGTGGCCTATAGGCATTTGGGGAGGATCGCGGCCGCGTTGGAGCGTTGTGTGGGCTGTTACGTCGAGGTTGCGGGAGGCGTGAAGCCACGGTCTGACGGCCTCTACCTATATGTGGAGAGTCTGGAGGTCCTCTCGCGCCTAGTGAGGCTGATGCCTAGATGTCCCTACTGCGGCGGCGCTCTGGAGAGCTTGGGGAGGGGCAAGGGGAGGAGGTGCGCCAAATGCGGCACTGTGTTCAGGACGGCCGAGGTGCGCTACTTCCTGTCGACGGCCGAGAGGGGCATATACGTGCCCAGGCCCGGCGAGTGGCGCCACCTCTTCAAGCCGCCTTGGCTGGACTTAACGCCGCTGGAGCTAGTGGGGAAGGCCGAGGGCTGGATCAAATGA
- a CDS encoding ParA family protein, whose protein sequence is MQTISFVSASGGAGKTLLSILTAGALAIKGKKVLFLDLDPSASATLYLLDDYVEDCNLKTLMKDLVDKSLGRAKKELNVESCLHRHKVLGAERASFDLLPGGNLEDIRSDIQNVSNWRDLLEMLVNPLRDHYDYAIVDAPNWVFPLFPMTVNLSSYYIVMSRPGPSEITKTKVFLERIFLIMKNQFGIDQPQLHAFVVLNQFRSNMHAEEVEREGKRAYEELMRAFYGIKTAHLEERKNYYGNKPSEFWGFKYLEDFRIDSYKEKGHILARREGPPTLQFRAYMDALDKFLEEVTPYSVKRE, encoded by the coding sequence ATGCAGACTATTAGTTTTGTTTCGGCCTCGGGGGGAGCTGGGAAGACGCTTTTGTCTATACTCACCGCAGGGGCTTTAGCGATTAAGGGCAAGAAGGTCTTGTTCTTAGACCTAGACCCCTCCGCCTCGGCGACTCTATATCTCCTAGACGACTATGTGGAGGACTGCAACCTTAAGACTCTCATGAAGGACCTAGTGGATAAAAGCCTTGGGAGGGCCAAGAAGGAGTTGAACGTGGAGAGTTGCCTACATAGACATAAAGTGTTGGGCGCCGAGAGAGCCTCTTTCGACTTGTTGCCAGGAGGAAATCTAGAGGACATAAGGTCCGACATTCAGAACGTCAGCAATTGGAGGGATTTACTTGAAATGCTTGTAAACCCCCTTAGGGATCACTACGACTATGCCATAGTGGACGCGCCCAATTGGGTCTTCCCGCTATTCCCCATGACCGTCAACTTAAGCTCCTATTATATAGTCATGTCGAGACCGGGCCCCTCGGAGATAACAAAGACCAAGGTATTCCTAGAGAGGATCTTCCTCATTATGAAGAACCAATTCGGCATAGATCAACCGCAACTACACGCCTTCGTCGTGTTGAATCAATTTAGGAGTAATATGCACGCCGAAGAGGTAGAGAGGGAGGGCAAACGGGCTTACGAGGAGCTTATGAGAGCCTTTTACGGCATAAAGACCGCACATTTAGAGGAGAGGAAGAACTACTACGGGAATAAACCCAGTGAGTTCTGGGGCTTTAAGTACCTAGAAGATTTTAGGATAGATAGCTATAAGGAGAAGGGCCACATATTGGCGAGGAGAGAGGGCCCGCCGACGCTTCAATTCAGGGCATATATGGATGCCTTAGATAAGTTCTTAGAGGAGGTAACACCCTATAGCGTCAAACGTGAATAA
- a CDS encoding 50S ribosomal protein L5, producing MSALAQRSWKELVLVKDHPMKRIYIEKVVVNIGVGEGGERLEKARALLEELTGQRPSLRRAKKSIKEWNVRRGEPIAVAVTLRRDKAVQFLARALAAVNNRVKASSFDDRGNVCFGIKEHIMLPGVKYDPAVGVWGMDVCVKLVKPGLRVQLRRRRKSEVGKGQLVTKEEAIEFFQKVLGVQVD from the coding sequence ATGTCGGCTTTGGCTCAACGCTCCTGGAAGGAGCTAGTGTTGGTTAAGGACCACCCCATGAAGAGGATATACATAGAGAAGGTCGTGGTGAACATCGGCGTGGGCGAAGGCGGGGAGCGGCTGGAGAAAGCCAGGGCGTTGTTGGAGGAGCTCACGGGCCAGAGGCCCTCTCTGAGGAGGGCCAAGAAGAGCATCAAGGAGTGGAACGTCAGGAGGGGCGAGCCCATCGCCGTCGCCGTCACGTTGAGGAGGGACAAGGCGGTTCAGTTCCTGGCGAGGGCCCTCGCGGCCGTGAACAATAGGGTCAAGGCGTCGAGCTTCGACGATAGGGGCAACGTCTGTTTCGGCATAAAGGAACACATAATGTTGCCGGGCGTCAAGTACGACCCGGCCGTGGGCGTATGGGGCATGGACGTCTGCGTCAAGCTCGTCAAGCCCGGCCTCCGCGTCCAGTTAAGGCGTAGGAGGAAGAGCGAAGTGGGCAAGGGCCAGTTAGTGACCAAGGAGGAGGCGATAGAGTTCTTCCAGAAGGTCCTCGGCGTGCAGGTGGACTAG
- a CDS encoding heavy metal-binding domain-containing protein — protein sequence MAYREGDVIIATTPYIPGYKIIKVLGVAIGVTVRSRGIGGRLFAQLRSLVGGEIKEFVEMAEQARREAIERMVKHARELGANAVVSFRLDSNELSEFMDEIIAYGTAVVVEPDSTTISVE from the coding sequence GTGGCGTATAGGGAGGGCGACGTCATAATAGCCACAACGCCGTATATACCCGGCTATAAAATAATCAAGGTGCTGGGCGTGGCCATAGGCGTGACTGTGAGGTCTAGGGGAATAGGCGGGAGGCTCTTCGCCCAGCTCCGCTCGCTTGTGGGCGGCGAGATAAAGGAGTTCGTGGAGATGGCCGAACAGGCCAGGCGGGAGGCCATCGAGAGGATGGTTAAGCACGCCAGAGAGCTCGGCGCAAACGCCGTGGTGAGCTTCAGGCTGGACTCCAACGAGTTGAGCGAATTTATGGACGAAATAATCGCCTACGGGACTGCCGTAGTCGTCGAGCCTGACTCCACGACGATATCGGTCGAATAA
- a CDS encoding ATP cone domain-containing protein, with product MVKVTKRSGAEEEYLEDKVYNALRDAGASDEVAREIVKELNERIKKREKISTDEIRRFVLTRLRQLEPEAADAWQFYDRVFKGRITFEDGKAVVVERGRLYLGRKVKDIGGKGLTNAEEVKEILDELKEDMEYGLSPKVVNARLYALFMGVLKKKDMPVEEKRKAIELINKFREELGWKPYELKRPL from the coding sequence ATGGTCAAAGTGACCAAGAGGTCGGGGGCCGAGGAGGAGTACCTAGAGGACAAGGTCTACAACGCCTTGAGGGACGCCGGCGCCAGCGACGAGGTGGCGCGGGAAATAGTGAAGGAGCTCAACGAGAGGATAAAGAAGAGGGAGAAGATCTCCACGGACGAAATAAGGCGGTTCGTCCTCACTAGGCTCAGACAGCTGGAGCCCGAGGCCGCCGACGCCTGGCAGTTCTACGATAGGGTCTTCAAGGGCAGGATAACCTTCGAGGACGGGAAGGCAGTCGTGGTGGAGAGAGGGCGGTTGTACCTAGGCAGGAAGGTGAAGGACATAGGCGGGAAGGGCCTTACAAACGCCGAGGAGGTAAAGGAGATACTCGACGAGTTGAAGGAGGACATGGAGTACGGCCTCTCGCCCAAGGTGGTAAACGCCAGGCTCTACGCCCTCTTCATGGGGGTCCTCAAGAAGAAGGACATGCCTGTAGAGGAGAAGCGGAAGGCCATAGAGCTCATAAATAAGTTCAGAGAGGAGTTGGGGTGGAAGCCCTACGAGTTGAAGAGACCCCTCTAG
- a CDS encoding PAC2 family protein yields MKLEFKISALPRDKRNSLLLACPEPSLAGVIAVEYIIDTLKMEEIGAIRIPELPPVVAVVNGAAKLPHRIFYSKDAGLLAIRQHMPVPPQIYAEFVGKVLDWAEENKVRDVICLSATAAIGEGDAVYFVTEEHLVERFKSYGLTPLKEATVAGLEGAFLDAVLGRSIDGVLVLAESKLLTAVRRLVESGRIASHRDVVSILNDLVGRVGPDVAAALKLIDAVGKITGVQIDTSKLQEHAQKYAFLVEKNIEALMQPPQQRREIPLMI; encoded by the coding sequence ATGAAGCTCGAATTTAAGATCAGCGCCCTCCCCCGAGACAAAAGGAACAGCCTACTGCTGGCCTGCCCCGAGCCCTCTCTGGCTGGTGTCATAGCGGTGGAGTACATCATAGATACCCTCAAGATGGAGGAGATTGGCGCCATTAGGATACCCGAACTGCCCCCCGTCGTGGCGGTAGTCAACGGCGCGGCCAAGCTACCCCACCGTATTTTCTACAGCAAGGACGCGGGGCTTCTGGCCATAAGGCAACACATGCCGGTGCCCCCGCAGATATATGCGGAGTTCGTCGGGAAGGTGTTGGACTGGGCCGAAGAGAACAAGGTGAGGGACGTGATCTGCCTCTCGGCTACTGCGGCCATAGGCGAGGGCGACGCCGTCTATTTCGTGACGGAGGAGCACCTAGTGGAGAGGTTTAAGTCCTACGGCTTAACGCCGCTGAAGGAGGCCACAGTGGCCGGGCTCGAGGGGGCGTTCCTGGACGCGGTGCTCGGCAGGTCTATAGACGGCGTGTTGGTCCTCGCCGAGTCGAAGCTCCTCACAGCGGTCAGAAGGCTCGTGGAGAGCGGCAGGATAGCGAGCCATAGGGACGTGGTGTCCATACTCAACGATCTAGTGGGCAGAGTGGGGCCCGACGTGGCGGCCGCCTTGAAGCTCATAGACGCCGTCGGCAAAATAACGGGCGTCCAGATAGACACCTCCAAGCTACAGGAACACGCCCAGAAGTACGCCTTCCTGGTGGAGAAGAACATAGAGGCCTTGATGCAACCGCCGCAACAACGGAGGGAAATACCCCTAATGATCTAG
- a CDS encoding alpha/beta hydrolase-fold protein: MKAIVYHGRGSSPDKIDWLVEPIRALGYEVIAPSIRDVADAYEVGLSALPVAVSAGHSMGGTAALLLAARNPGKVGCVVSVAGPVDRRLQLQWLESKGDKFSRRLANELAALGSQLDETSPSRYIGPGMPPVLYIRGERDDVVPRAHVDILVGLADKFGFKVDVVEISGMGHTPKTDEEREKIARVVANFLDKCPRTL, encoded by the coding sequence ATGAAGGCGATTGTGTACCACGGGAGGGGGAGCTCGCCCGACAAAATAGACTGGCTCGTAGAGCCCATAAGGGCCCTGGGCTATGAAGTCATAGCGCCCTCCATAAGGGACGTGGCGGATGCCTACGAGGTAGGCCTTTCGGCTCTGCCGGTCGCCGTGTCGGCTGGCCACAGCATGGGGGGCACCGCGGCTCTGCTCCTCGCCGCCAGGAATCCCGGCAAGGTGGGCTGTGTGGTCTCGGTGGCGGGACCGGTGGACAGGAGGCTCCAGCTCCAATGGCTTGAGAGCAAGGGCGATAAGTTCTCCAGGAGGCTTGCCAACGAGCTGGCCGCCTTGGGTTCGCAGCTAGATGAGACCTCACCTTCGCGCTACATAGGCCCCGGCATGCCGCCGGTGCTCTACATACGGGGCGAGAGAGACGACGTGGTGCCGAGGGCCCACGTGGACATTCTGGTGGGCCTCGCCGATAAGTTCGGATTTAAAGTCGACGTAGTCGAGATAAGCGGGATGGGCCACACCCCCAAGACCGACGAGGAGAGGGAAAAGATTGCGAGGGTGGTGGCGAACTTCCTGGACAAATGCCCTAGGACACTTTAG